Proteins co-encoded in one Pseudophryne corroboree isolate aPseCor3 chromosome 1, aPseCor3.hap2, whole genome shotgun sequence genomic window:
- the CCNO gene encoding cyclin-O yields the protein MSDLLQLSLSKRKRLAEATPEDRGTCSSSSPCSSAELSKRRAKKQRRYLRHRKQSLQLRSCDSGVCDLYETPSPAVEARRPVIATYDPCPKTSQSLCLQNFRDYGEEGYMFCKSLETKYLAAQCMANQPQLKPESRCKLISWLIPVHRHFNLGFESLCLTVSILDRFLSCTPVAADCFQLVGVTSLLIACKQVETRPPRVKQLLALCCNTFSSEQLRNLECIILIKLQFQLAAPTINSFLQHFSLLHVTEGNLPQVNKSLALAKGIAELSLADYAFNSYPPSLIAICCLTLADRMLCQENPISTQASGYPYRVLQECTDKIELLVSLNQYSLRCLLPSGVPEKSMDLDN from the exons ATGTCTGATCTGCTGCAGCTCAGCCTCAGCAAGAGGAAGAGGTTGGCAGAGGCCACCCCGGAGGACAGGGGGACATGTAGCAGCAGCAGTCCGTGCAGCAGCGCTGAACTGAGCAAGAGGAGAGCCAAGAAGCAGCGCAGGTACCTGAGGCACAGGAAGCAGAGCCTGCAGCTCCGGAGCTGTGACTCCGGCGTGTGCGACCTGTATGAGACCCCCAGCCCTGCAGTGGAGGCACGCAGACCTGTGATTGCCACCTATGACCCCTGCCCGAAGACTTCGCAAAGCTTGTGCCTACAGAACTTCCGAGACTATGGGGAGGAGGGCTACATGTTCTGCAAGAGCCTGGAGACCAAGTACCTGGCTGCACAGTGCATGGCCAACCAGCCTCAG CTGAAGCCAGAATCTCGCTGCAAACTCATCAGCTGGCTGATTCCCGTGCACAGACACTTCAACCTGGGCTTCGAGTCCTTGTGCCTGACAGTCAGCATCCTGGACAGGTTCCTCTCCTGCACCCCTGTGGCTGCTGACTGCTTCCAATTAGTGGGCGTCACATCACTGCTCATCGCGTGCAAACAG GTGGAGACTCGCCCCCCGCGAGTGAAGCAGCTGCTCGCCCTCTGCTGTAACACCTTCTCCAGCGAACAGCTCCGCAATCTGGAATGCATCATCTTAATCAAGCTCCAATTCCAGCTGGCAGCGCCCACTATCAACTCCTTCCTGCAGCATTTCTCCCTTTTGCACGTAACTGAAGGGAATCTCCCACAGGTGAACAAATCCCTGGCACTGGCCAAAGGCATAGCAGAACTGAGTCTGGCAGATTATGCTTTTAACTCGTACCCACCGTCCTTAATTGCTATTTGCTGCCTGACGCTGGCAGATCGCATGTTGTGCCAAGAGAACCCCATCAGCACGCAGGCCAGCGGGTATCCTTACAGGGTACTGCAGGAGTGCACGGACAAGATTGAATTGCTGGTCTCCTTAAACCAGTATTCGTTACGCTGCCTGCTGCCCAGCGGTGTCCCTGAGAAGAGTATGGACTTGGACAATTaa